The following coding sequences are from one Clostridia bacterium window:
- a CDS encoding methyl-accepting chemotaxis protein → MNKWKLSTKLITLILICVLGIVVIGAFGAQQLQIVNNSVEEMYSEFMQGLNMLGELRAYNEEISKLIFLYQLTTRQTELNKLREDIDFKLDQVAVNVTKLYAYTADPVVREKMDNVVEKMAPYNQFREVLTYAERDGSLQADLQQLFSYQEDVLLAIQDLENYHLAYGASLYNDSKKVYSDSRKILLFMILLSITIALVFEAMVYHSIFNPIKKLIGTTQKLKTYDLTAQIETKEHKTEIGQLALAFNEAVLNLRNLIGQIENTAGETTKACQYVLAIAEETNEGARQTACTVEDLAETTQQQMRQAQTMAKAIEKVENAVGQIKGNHERAKVDTTRADLLSQEGNTYIVKNMEQMDKIRQVTLNIGERVKELGQFSDKIGEIIEIIGSIAQQTNLLALNAAIEAANAGEYGRGFAVVAEEIRQLAEQSEDSVKQIDDFINKIQEGVERVSSATDKGVKEVQAGSKTVEQSGESFAQIMKAMDSIKEAVTNVG, encoded by the coding sequence ATGAATAAGTGGAAATTAAGTACAAAATTAATTACCCTTATTCTTATTTGTGTATTAGGAATAGTGGTCATCGGTGCTTTTGGAGCTCAACAGCTGCAAATAGTAAATAATTCTGTTGAAGAAATGTACTCGGAATTTATGCAGGGATTAAATATGTTGGGGGAATTGAGAGCCTATAATGAAGAAATCAGTAAATTAATATTTTTATATCAGTTAACCACTAGGCAAACGGAATTAAATAAATTAAGGGAAGATATTGATTTTAAATTAGATCAGGTAGCTGTTAATGTTACAAAACTTTATGCCTATACAGCCGATCCAGTTGTTAGGGAAAAAATGGATAATGTGGTTGAGAAAATGGCCCCTTATAATCAGTTTCGCGAGGTACTTACCTATGCTGAAAGGGATGGTTCACTACAAGCAGATTTACAGCAATTATTTAGCTATCAAGAGGATGTTCTGCTGGCAATTCAAGATTTAGAAAATTATCATTTAGCCTATGGTGCAAGTCTTTATAATGATAGTAAAAAGGTTTATAGTGATTCACGTAAAATTTTATTGTTCATGATTTTATTAAGTATCACTATTGCTCTTGTTTTTGAGGCCATGGTTTATCATTCAATTTTTAATCCAATTAAAAAATTAATCGGGACTACTCAAAAATTAAAAACCTATGATTTAACCGCACAAATTGAAACTAAAGAGCATAAAACCGAAATTGGTCAACTAGCGTTGGCTTTTAATGAGGCTGTTCTTAATTTAAGAAATTTAATTGGTCAAATTGAAAATACTGCTGGTGAAACGACAAAGGCCTGTCAATATGTCTTAGCTATTGCTGAGGAAACAAATGAAGGTGCTCGGCAAACGGCTTGTACTGTTGAGGATTTGGCAGAAACAACTCAACAGCAAATGAGACAAGCCCAAACTATGGCTAAGGCCATTGAAAAAGTGGAAAACGCCGTTGGTCAAATCAAGGGTAATCATGAAAGAGCAAAAGTGGATACTACTCGGGCCGATTTGCTTTCTCAGGAAGGTAATACTTATATCGTGAAAAATATGGAGCAGATGGATAAAATACGTCAGGTAACTTTAAATATTGGGGAAAGGGTTAAAGAATTAGGTCAGTTTTCGGATAAAATTGGAGAGATTATAGAAATAATTGGTTCCATAGCACAACAAACCAATCTTTTAGCTTTAAATGCAGCCATTGAAGCCGCTAATGCCGGTGAATACGGTAGGGGCTTTGCTGTAGTTGCTGAAGAAATTCGTCAATTAGCAGAGCAATCGGAAGACTCGGTAAAACAAATAGATGATTTCATCAATAAAATTCAAGAGGGTGTGGAACGGGTAAGTAGTGCCACTGATAAAGGTGTCAAAGAGGTACAAGCAGGTTCCAAAACCGTGGAACAAAGTGGTGAATCCTTTGCTCAGATTATGAAGGCCATGGATAGTATTAAAGAAGCCGTAACTAATGTTGGT